A stretch of Castanea sativa cultivar Marrone di Chiusa Pesio chromosome 2, ASM4071231v1 DNA encodes these proteins:
- the LOC142625105 gene encoding uncharacterized protein LOC142625105 — MKFTFVYTGWEGTANDSRVFLDALQRPENNFPWPPYGGYYIVDSGYPCTLGFLPPYHTERYHLRDFRGGDRPEGAKELFNYRHSSLRNVIERYFGVLKARFPVLKMMPRYKPCRQGNVMRACCTIYNFIQMATRNDRLFTQFNIDNLTVEGEGRDNSGEPSHTIDLTDEVAEAMAAYRDQIVALMLANNRHH, encoded by the exons ATGAAGTTTACATTTGTTTACACGGGTTGGGAGGGTACAGCCAATGACTCACGAGTATTCTTAGATGCACTTCAAAGGCCAGAAAATAATTTCCCATGGCCTCCATATG gtgGCTATTATATAGTGGATTCTGGTTATCCATGCACCTTGGGGTTTCTACCTCCGTACCATACTGAGAGATACCATCTACGAGACTTTCGAGGTGGGGATCGTCCTGAAGGTGCTAAAGAGCTTTTCAATTATAGACATTCCTCTCTTCGTAATGTAATTGAAAGATATTTTGGTGTTTTAAAGGCACGATTTCCAGTCTTAAAAATGATGCCCCGTTATAAACCATGTCGACAAGGGAATGTGATGAGAGCCTGTTGCACAATTTATAACTTCATTCAAATGGCAACAAGAAATGATCGCTTGTTTACTCAATTCAATATTGATAACCTAACTGTTGAAGGTGAAGGTAGGGATAATTCAGGTGAGCCATCGCACACTATTGACTTAACTGATGAAGTCGCTGAAGCTATGGCAGCTTATAGGGATCAGATCGTAGCATTGATGTTGGCAAATAATAGGCATCATTGA
- the LOC142624686 gene encoding disease resistance protein RPM1-like, with product MAESAVGFLLDKLSRFVVYEIQLLRGGQEEVLYLRGELEHLWAFLKVADAFEESDEELKVWIRQLREIAYDTEDALDEFTLLQAHDHGDGFYGLLSKLSCCIKNRKARSRIVSELQGINSRITNLCKGYERLLHKMNKAEKGSGSTSASNTWQDSRGDALLIDKIDLVGIDEPKQKLVQDLMKGGCGREVVPVAAMGGMGKTTLAKQIYDDAEVKKHFKIRAWITVSQSFKIEELLKDMIREIFRVVSRPVPEGLDSMNNNRLRRIIKDLLQKRRYLIVLDDVWRLHEWDAVKYALPNNNYGSRVILTTRNTDVASTSVTESVGEVFNLKPLAPEESWDLFCRKTFQGNACPTYLEEICKNILKRCEGLPLAIVAISGVLATKDKRRIDEWDMVCRSFGAEIDGNDKLKDLKKVLSLSFNDLPYYLKSCFLYLSIFPEDYLIERMRLIRLWIAEGFIEAKEGKTPEEVAEDYLNELLNRGLLQVADTTSDGRVKMYHVHDLLREIIVSKSRDQKFTVIAKDQNVVWYDKVRRLSIHNTLQNVQENISVSQLRSLFMFGVLEKLFMHTIFPQGFRLLHVLDLQNARLKKFPIDIVNLYYLKYLSLRGTKVKIIPSFIGKLQNLETLDLKHSRVTELPVEILKLQRLRHLLVYHFKLESYEYFHSRHGFLIQESIGHLRSLQKLCFIEANGGGSTIMTELGKLNQLRRLGILKLRKEDGKSLCSSLKRLTNLRALSITSIGKEEILDLQHLSSPPLLIERLYLRGRLETLPHWLPSLYGLVRLYLKWSRLKDDPLEFLQHLPNLVHLELLQVFEGDMLSFRMGGFKKLKVLGLDKFSELRCMKVEVGAMPCVEKLIIQRCKLLKRVPEGIEYLTKLKVLEFFDMPEEFIQTLCPGEKGSDYWKVAHIPQAYSTYWREGGWEVNSLESLSEGDNSPRPNTIIIKSHDLQTRWK from the coding sequence ATGGCAGAGAGTGCAGTGGGCTTTCTGCTTGACAAGCTTTCACGCTTTGTTGTATATGAGATACAACTCCTGAGGGGGGGTCAGGAAGAAGTTTTGTATCTTAGAGGAGAATTAGAACACTTATGGGCCTTCCTGAAGGTTGCAGATGCATTTGAAGAAAGTGATGAAGAACTCAAAGTATGGATCAGGCAACTACGAGAGATTGCTTATGACACTGAAGATGCTCTTGATGAATTCACACTTCTTCAAGCACATGATCACGGAGATGGATTCTATGGTTTGCTCAGTAAATTATCTTGTTGCATTAAGAACAGAAAAGCTCGTTCTAGGATTGTTTCTGAATTACAAGGCATCAACTCCAGAATTACAAATCTTTGCAAAGGTTATGAGAGGCTGCttcataaaatgaataaagCTGAAAAAGGTTCAGGCTCCACAAGTGCAAGCAATACATGGCAGGACAGTAGAGGTGACGCCCTTCTTATAGACAAGATAGATTTAGTGGGGATTGATGAGCCTAAGCAGAAGCTGGTGCAGGATCTGATGAAGGGTGGTTGTGGTCGTGAAGTAGTTCCTGTTGCTGCAATGGGAGGAATGGGTAAAACAACCTTGGCAAAGCAAATCTATGATGATGCAGAAGTGAAGAAACATTTCAAAATACGTGCTTGGATCACTGTTTCTCAATCATTCAAGATAGAAGAACTCCTCAAAGACATGATTCGAGAAATCTTCCGTGTAGTCAGCAGGCCAGTTCCAGAAGGATTGGATAGCATGAACAATAATCGGTTGAGAAGAATAATCAAGGACTTGCTTCAGAAAAGAAGGTACTTGATAGTTTTAGATGATGTATGGCGCTTGCATGAATGGGATGCTGTCAAATATGCCTTGCCTAACAATAATTATGGCAGCCGAGTAATTCTCACTACACGTAATACTGATGTTGCTTCCACCTCTGTCACGGAATCTGTAGGTGAGGTATTTAACTTGAAGCCCTTGGCTCCAGAGGAGTCTTGGGATCTTTTCTGTAGGAAGACCTTCCAAGGGAATGCATGCCCTACTTATTTGGAGGAAAtctgtaaaaatattttaaaaaggtGTGAAGGACTGCCCCTTGCAATTGTGGCAATTAGTGGTGTTTTGGCTACAAAAGACAAGCGTAGGATTGATGAGTGGGATATGGTTTGCCGTAGTTTTGGAGCTGAAATTGATGGCAATGACAAACTGAAAGATTTGAAGAAAGTACTTTCTCTCAGTTTTAATGATCTGCCCTACTACCTAAAATCATGCTTCCTGTACTTGAGCATCTTTCCTgaggattatctaattgagcgtATGAGACTAATTCGATTATGGATAGCAGAGGGATTCATTGAAGCCAAAGAAGGGAAAACACCAGAAGAAGTTGCAGAGGACTACCTCAATGAACTCTTGAATAGAGGTCTATTGCAAGTGGCAGACACAACAAGTGATGGAAGGGTCAAAATGTATCATGTCCATGACCTGCTGCGGGAAATTATCGTGTCAAAGTCAAGAGATCAGAAATTCACTGTAATTGCTAAAGATCAGAATGTTGTGTGGTATGATAAGGTTCGACGCCTATCAATACATAACACATTGCAAAATGTACAGGAAAACATATCTGTTTCTCAACTACGTTCTTTGTTCATGTTTGGGGTGCTAGAAAAGCTATTCATGCATACAATTTTTCCTCAAGGCTTTAGGCTGCTACATGTGCTAGATTTGCAAAATGCACGTTTGAAGAAGTTTCCAATTGATATTGTGAACctgtattatttgaaatatttaagCTTGAGGGGTACCAAAGTTAAAATCATTCCAAGCTTTATAGGGAAGCTTCAGAATCTGGAGACTTTGGATCTCAAGCATTCCCGTGTCACTGAGCTGCCTGTTGAGATCTTGAAGCTCCAGCGACTACGCCATCTCCTTGTATATCATTTCAAACTTGAATCTTATGAATATTTTCACTCTAGACATGGTTTTCTGATCCAGGAAAGCATTGGACATTTGCGATCCCTACAAAAGCTGTGTTTCATAGAGGCAAATGGAGGTGGTAGCACTATAATGACAGAACTGGGGAAACTGAATCAACTAAGGAGGTTAGGCATTTTGAAGTTGAGGAAAGAAGACGGAAAATCTCTGTGTTCCTCCCTTAAAAGGCTGACCAACCTACGTGCCTTGTCTATAACTTCAATAGGGAAGGAGGAGATCCTTGATTTGCAGCACCTTTCTTCTCCACCTCTATTGATTGAACGATTGTACTTGAGAGGACGTTTGGAGACATTACCTCATTGGTTACCTTCACTTTATGGTCTGGTCAGATTGTATTTGAAATGGAGTAGATTAAAGGATGATCCACTTGAATTTCTTCAACATTTGCCCAATCTTGTACATCTTGAATTGCTTCAGGTTTTTGAGGGAGACATGTTGTCATTTAGGATGGGGGGCTTTAAGAAGCTTAAGGTTCTAGGACTTGATAAATTCAGTGAACTTAGATGCATGAAAGTGGAGGTGGGAGCAATGCCTTGTGTTGAAAAGCTAATTATCCAGCGGTGTAAATTGCTGAAGAGGGTGCCTGAAGGCATTGAATACCTGACCAAGTTAAAAGTTCTAGAATTCTTTGACATGCCTGAAGAATTTATCCAGACACTTTGTCCAGGCGAAAAAGGTAGTGATTATTGGAAAGTTGCTCACATCCCACAAGCCTACTCTACCTACTGGAGAGAAGGTGGATGGGAGGTCAATTCTTTGGAGAGTCTGAGTGAGGGAGATAATTCTCCCAGGCCCAATACTATCATTATAAAGAGCCATGATCTTCAGACGCGGTGGAAATGA